The Pirellulimonas nuda genome includes a region encoding these proteins:
- the ftsH gene encoding ATP-dependent zinc metalloprotease FtsH: MPDPPEKPLPPDASGSNGIGPAKRPAGASPPEATGPRPDAKPKRGRDGAKQPPPPSGVAPVAWIAMIALALVAIWYAQMTAGVRAEIPMSRFLAEVDAGNVELLIIQGQEGSGKFRKAPLLDLPVADSPAADPAEGAPEPGEEAVPAAGDAAAEGASAEKTDASTIEPEAQPAQQQPPAAEEPAAPGAGDKLAEAEADAKTDAKTDAKTDAKTDAKTDAAKTDPAADPKRLPELFVVTLPGPELSDGLIRRLEAGNVEYRIQPPFDFGPLLTFLWIGVLGVMAYSMWSMYRRSRDPLGGGGMLGGVVRSPAKKYDGETTPKVTFDDVAGLKGAKRDLKEIVEFLREPEKFQRLGAQPPKGVLLNGPPGTGKTLLARAVAGEAGAPFYSVSGSEFIQLFVGVGASRVRDLFKTARKTAPSIIFIDEIDAIGRQRGAGLGGGHDEREQTLNQILSEMDGFSVGETVVVMAATNRPDVLDPALLRPGRFDRHITVDRPTIEGREQLFEVHSRKVPVADDVDFKRLARATTGLTGAEIKNLVNEAALWATRHDQQFVTMDDFEYARDKVLMGDFREEILTEEQRRVTAYHESGHALVAWLMPGAAKLHKVTILPRGRALGVTHLSPDEDIHNTSRHEIEAQLTMALAGRAAEKLVFDEVTVGAESDLKRSTQIARRMVTHWGMSERLGPVSYATTEEHPFLGREIVQHDRQFSEHTMQLIDDEVAKILHTAADRARRLMTDHRDKLEALATALLEREEISSLEVEELIGPSAPGPRSGVVIEVASSASDPPK; encoded by the coding sequence AGATGACCGCCGGCGTGCGGGCCGAGATCCCGATGTCGCGCTTTCTGGCCGAAGTCGACGCCGGCAACGTCGAGCTGCTGATCATCCAGGGCCAAGAGGGGAGCGGCAAGTTCCGCAAGGCGCCGCTGCTCGATCTCCCCGTGGCCGACTCCCCCGCGGCCGACCCTGCCGAGGGAGCGCCTGAGCCAGGCGAGGAAGCTGTACCAGCGGCCGGAGACGCAGCCGCCGAGGGCGCCAGTGCCGAGAAGACCGACGCGTCAACAATCGAGCCCGAGGCGCAACCCGCCCAACAGCAGCCCCCGGCTGCGGAGGAGCCCGCGGCGCCCGGCGCCGGCGACAAGCTCGCCGAAGCCGAGGCCGACGCGAAGACCGATGCGAAGACCGATGCGAAGACCGATGCGAAGACCGATGCGAAGACCGACGCGGCCAAGACCGACCCCGCGGCCGATCCCAAGCGGCTCCCCGAGCTGTTTGTCGTCACCCTCCCGGGCCCTGAGCTCAGCGACGGGCTGATCCGCCGCCTCGAGGCCGGGAACGTCGAGTACCGCATCCAGCCGCCGTTCGATTTCGGGCCGCTGCTCACCTTTCTGTGGATCGGCGTGCTGGGGGTGATGGCCTACAGCATGTGGTCGATGTACCGCCGGTCCCGCGACCCGCTGGGTGGCGGCGGCATGCTGGGGGGCGTGGTCCGCAGCCCGGCGAAGAAGTACGACGGCGAGACCACCCCTAAGGTGACCTTCGACGACGTCGCCGGCCTCAAGGGCGCCAAACGCGACCTCAAAGAGATCGTTGAGTTCCTCCGCGAGCCGGAGAAGTTCCAGCGGCTCGGCGCGCAGCCCCCCAAGGGGGTGCTGCTGAACGGCCCCCCCGGCACCGGCAAGACGCTGCTGGCCCGGGCGGTCGCCGGCGAGGCGGGGGCGCCCTTCTACTCGGTCAGCGGCTCGGAGTTTATCCAGTTGTTTGTCGGCGTGGGCGCCAGCCGCGTGCGCGACCTGTTCAAGACCGCGCGGAAAACGGCCCCGTCGATCATCTTCATCGACGAGATCGACGCCATCGGCCGCCAGCGCGGCGCCGGCCTGGGGGGGGGCCACGACGAACGCGAGCAAACCCTCAACCAGATCCTCAGCGAGATGGACGGCTTCTCGGTCGGCGAGACCGTGGTGGTGATGGCCGCCACCAACCGCCCCGACGTGCTCGACCCGGCGCTGCTGCGGCCCGGCCGGTTCGACCGCCACATCACGGTCGACCGCCCGACGATCGAGGGACGCGAGCAGCTCTTCGAGGTCCACTCCCGCAAGGTGCCGGTGGCGGACGACGTTGACTTTAAGCGGCTCGCCCGCGCCACCACGGGGCTCACCGGCGCCGAGATCAAGAACCTGGTCAACGAGGCCGCGTTGTGGGCCACCCGGCACGACCAGCAGTTCGTGACGATGGATGACTTTGAGTACGCCCGCGACAAGGTGCTGATGGGGGACTTCCGCGAGGAGATCCTCACCGAAGAACAACGCCGCGTCACCGCCTACCACGAGTCGGGGCACGCCCTGGTGGCGTGGCTGATGCCTGGCGCGGCCAAGCTTCACAAGGTGACCATCCTGCCGCGCGGCCGCGCGCTGGGGGTCACCCACCTGTCGCCGGACGAAGACATCCACAACACCTCGCGGCACGAGATCGAGGCGCAGCTCACCATGGCGCTCGCGGGGCGCGCGGCGGAGAAGCTGGTGTTCGACGAGGTGACCGTGGGCGCCGAGAGCGACCTCAAACGCTCGACCCAGATCGCCCGCCGGATGGTGACCCACTGGGGCATGAGCGAGAGGCTCGGGCCGGTCTCCTACGCCACCACCGAGGAGCACCCCTTCCTGGGCCGCGAGATCGTGCAGCACGACCGGCAGTTCAGCGAGCACACGATGCAGTTGATCGACGACGAGGTGGCCAAGATCTTGCACACCGCGGCGGACCGCGCCCGCCGGCTGATGACCGACCACCGCGACAAGCTCGAGGCGCTCGCCACGGCGTTGCTCGAACGCGAAGAGATCTCGTCGCTGGAGGTCGAAGAGCTGATCGGCCCCTCGGCCCCCGGGCCGCGTTCCGGGGTTGTCATCGAGGTCGCTTCCTCCGCCAGCGACCCCCCGAAGTAG
- the ppk1 gene encoding polyphosphate kinase 1 gives MSAPTFLPEHFINRELSWLEFNARVLEEAQDASNPLLERAKFLGIFASNLDEFFMVRVAGLREQAFGALPPQDPPTDGLSPLSQLQRIAFRVRQLVEQQYECWTASVRPALAAEGVRIHVEADLTPAQRKNLDKFFRQRAFPVLTPMAIDPSHPSPRFHNRGLYLAATLRRTHGIGPGRMFAVVQLPQVLPRYVPIDPESLTDFIRLEEVVAGRLPELFGGYQIVNVGAFRITRDQDVDLLDEEGDDMLRAIEGRLRARQRSEAVRLEVSADMPPELLSLLVEEEQLKRGADGGYNEVYPVNGPLDMTGLFELIGQVERPDLRDDPFAAKVEPELREDADLFASIAKRDFLLHHPFDSFRPVVDFVQRAARDPDVLAIKQTLYRTSGDSPIVSALIEAAENGKHVTALVELKARFDEANNISWARRLEQAGVHVVFGFMDLKTHCKLALVVRQEGKKTRRYAHLGTGNYNPTTARIYTDLGLFTADKVMTEDVAAVFNFLTGYSQDHAWQRLVVAPQDLHRRTLELIDEQTQRAAAGKPARIFAKLNALVDRPTIEALYRASGAGVPIDLVVRGVCSLRPGLSGLSENIRVRSIVDRFLEHSRLFVFGEGEDQRVYLSSADWMPRNFERRVEVMFPVEAPELKRRIVEEIIPAQLRDNQRARELSADGGYSRVSAAAGQVAIRSQHVLLGQTPVEAVPGPAPPGSTAPVPAAKPSERKSKPGRKQGEQKSLSHGKHKADRNGSDKSRDKNPDKTGKRGSRAAK, from the coding sequence ATGTCCGCGCCGACATTCCTTCCCGAGCACTTCATCAACCGCGAGCTGAGCTGGCTGGAGTTCAACGCGCGGGTGCTAGAAGAGGCGCAAGACGCGTCGAACCCGCTGCTCGAGCGGGCGAAGTTCCTGGGGATCTTCGCGTCGAACCTCGACGAGTTCTTCATGGTCCGCGTGGCGGGCCTCCGCGAGCAGGCGTTCGGCGCGTTGCCGCCGCAAGACCCCCCGACCGACGGCCTCTCGCCCCTCAGCCAGCTCCAGCGGATCGCGTTCCGCGTGAGGCAGCTCGTCGAGCAGCAGTACGAGTGCTGGACCGCCTCGGTGCGCCCCGCGCTGGCGGCCGAGGGGGTGCGGATCCACGTCGAGGCCGACCTCACGCCGGCGCAGCGGAAGAACCTCGACAAGTTCTTCCGCCAGCGGGCGTTCCCCGTGCTCACGCCGATGGCGATCGACCCCAGCCACCCCAGCCCCCGCTTCCACAACCGCGGGCTCTACCTGGCGGCCACGCTGCGCCGCACGCACGGCATCGGCCCGGGGCGGATGTTCGCCGTGGTGCAACTGCCGCAGGTGCTGCCCCGGTACGTGCCCATCGACCCCGAGAGCCTGACCGACTTCATCCGCCTGGAAGAGGTGGTGGCGGGCCGCCTGCCGGAGCTGTTCGGGGGGTACCAGATCGTCAACGTCGGCGCCTTCCGCATCACCCGCGACCAGGACGTCGACCTGCTGGACGAGGAGGGGGACGACATGCTGCGCGCCATCGAGGGCCGCCTGCGCGCCCGCCAGCGGAGCGAGGCGGTCCGGCTGGAGGTCTCCGCCGACATGCCCCCAGAGCTGCTGAGCCTGCTGGTGGAAGAAGAACAACTCAAGCGGGGCGCCGACGGGGGATACAACGAGGTCTACCCCGTGAACGGCCCCCTCGACATGACGGGGCTGTTCGAGCTGATCGGCCAGGTCGAGCGCCCCGACCTGCGCGACGATCCCTTCGCGGCGAAGGTCGAGCCGGAGCTGCGCGAGGACGCCGACCTGTTCGCCTCGATCGCCAAACGCGACTTCTTGCTGCACCACCCGTTCGACTCGTTCCGCCCGGTGGTCGATTTCGTGCAGCGCGCCGCCCGCGACCCGGACGTGCTGGCCATCAAACAGACCCTGTACCGAACCAGCGGCGACAGCCCGATCGTCAGCGCGCTGATCGAGGCCGCCGAGAACGGCAAGCACGTCACGGCGTTGGTGGAGCTCAAGGCGCGGTTCGACGAGGCGAACAACATCTCGTGGGCGCGTCGGCTGGAGCAGGCCGGCGTGCACGTGGTGTTCGGATTTATGGACCTCAAGACCCACTGCAAGCTCGCCCTGGTGGTGAGGCAGGAAGGGAAGAAGACCCGCCGGTACGCCCACCTGGGCACCGGCAACTACAACCCCACCACCGCCCGCATCTACACCGACCTCGGCCTGTTCACCGCGGACAAGGTGATGACCGAAGACGTCGCCGCGGTGTTCAACTTCCTCACCGGCTACTCGCAGGACCACGCCTGGCAGCGGCTGGTGGTGGCCCCGCAAGACCTGCACCGGCGCACCCTCGAGCTGATCGATGAACAAACCCAGCGGGCCGCCGCAGGCAAGCCGGCGCGGATCTTCGCCAAGCTCAACGCCCTGGTCGACCGCCCCACGATCGAGGCGCTCTACCGCGCAAGCGGCGCGGGGGTGCCGATCGACCTGGTGGTGCGCGGCGTCTGCTCGCTGCGGCCGGGGCTCTCCGGGCTGAGCGAGAACATCCGCGTCCGCAGCATCGTCGACCGTTTCCTCGAGCACAGCCGGCTGTTTGTCTTCGGCGAGGGAGAGGACCAGCGGGTCTACCTCTCCAGCGCCGACTGGATGCCGCGGAACTTCGAACGGCGGGTCGAGGTGATGTTCCCCGTCGAGGCGCCGGAGCTGAAGCGGCGGATCGTGGAGGAGATCATCCCGGCCCAGCTACGCGACAACCAGCGCGCCCGCGAGCTGAGCGCCGACGGCGGCTACAGCCGCGTCTCGGCCGCGGCGGGTCAGGTGGCCATCCGCAGCCAGCACGTGCTGCTGGGGCAGACGCCGGTGGAGGCCGTCCCGGGCCCCGCCCCGCCGGGGTCCACCGCCCCGGTCCCCGCCGCCAAGCCGTCGGAGCGGAAGTCCAAGCCGGGCCGCAAGCAGGGCGAGCAAAAATCCCTGTCGCACGGCAAGCACAAGGCGGACCGCAACGGCTCGGACAAGAGCCGAGACAAGAACCCAGACAAGACGGGGAAGCGGGGTTCGCGTGCGGCCAAGTAA
- a CDS encoding Dabb family protein, which yields MADDNQLAHMVFFTLNDPAQAQGLVDGCMKYLTNHPGLAYFSAGARGEEFDRPVNDQEFHVALHAVFESKEAHDAYQTSPRHLEFVERFKGGWKQVRVFDSYV from the coding sequence ATGGCAGACGACAACCAGCTCGCCCACATGGTGTTCTTCACCCTCAACGACCCGGCCCAGGCCCAGGGGCTGGTCGACGGCTGCATGAAGTACCTCACCAACCACCCGGGGCTGGCCTACTTCAGCGCCGGCGCCCGGGGCGAGGAGTTCGACCGCCCGGTGAACGACCAGGAGTTCCACGTCGCCCTGCACGCGGTGTTCGAGTCGAAGGAGGCCCACGACGCCTACCAGACCTCCCCGCGTCACCTGGAGTTCGTAGAGCGTTTTAAGGGGGGCTGGAAGCAGGTGCGGGTGTTCGACAGCTACGTGTAG